The following are encoded together in the Triticum dicoccoides isolate Atlit2015 ecotype Zavitan chromosome 6B, WEW_v2.0, whole genome shotgun sequence genome:
- the LOC119326497 gene encoding zealexin A1 synthase-like has product MEQWAYYLCLFLALLLPLLLLKLNSKRGGVRLPPGPWRLPVIGSLHHLAGNPLVHRVMADLARRLDAPLMYLKLGEVPVVVATSPEAAREIMRTHDVVFATRPWSPTVKIMNADGQGLIFARYGALWRQLRKICILELLSARRVQSFRHIREDEVARLVAAVAAVSPGEPVNVSERIAVLITDSAVRAMIGDRFKRREEFLQTLDEGVKLVAGFNLGDLFPSSRLASFISGTARLAEENHRKSFELMEYAIQQHKQQRSAASSNGDVEEGGEDLVDTLLRIRKEGGLDVPLTMGMIKAVILDLFGAGSETSATTLQWAMSELMRHPNVMHKAQAEVRNNLQGKHKVTEDDLAHLKYLRLVIKETMRLHPAAPLLLPREAMEPCKILGYDISKGTTVLVNAWAIGRDPKHWDDPEEFKPERFESGMVNLKGTNFEYIPFGAGRRMCPGMTFAQASMEIVLASLLYHFNWELPSGVKPDGLDMTEEMGLTVRRKNDLYLHVVVHVPLI; this is encoded by the exons ATGGAGCAATGGGCGTACTACCTTTGCCTCTTCCTggctctcctcctccctctcctgctGCTCAAGCTCAACAGCAAGCGTGGCGGCGTGCGTCTGCCACCCGGTCCGTGGCGGCTGCCGGTCATCGGCAGCCTGCACCACCTTGCCGGCAACCCGCTCGTGCACCGTGTCATGGCCGATCTGGCGCGCCGGCTGGACGCGCCGCTCATGTACCTCAAGCTCGGCGAGGTGCCGGTGGTGGTGGCCACATCCCCGGAGGCCGCCCGCGAGATCATGCGGACGCACGACGTCGTCTTCGCGACGCGTCCGTGGAGCCCCACCGTCAAGATCATGAACGCCGACGGGCAAGGCCTGATATTCGCGCGCTACGGCGCGCTGTGGCGCCAGCTCCGCAAGATCTGCATCCTGGAGCTGCTCAGCGCGCGCCGCGTGCAGTCGTTCCGCCACATCAGGGAGGACGAGGTCGCCCGCCTCGTGGCCGCGGTTGCCGCAGTGTCGCCCGGGGAGCCCGTGAACGTGAGCGAGCGGATCGCGGTGCTTATCACCGACTCAGCGGTGCGTGCCATGATCGGGGACAGGTTCAAGAGGCGGGAGGAGTTCTTGCAGACACTCGACGAAGGGGTCAAGCTCGTCGCCGGGTTCAACCTCGGCGACCTGTTCCCGTCGTCGCGCCTCGCCAGCTTCATCAGCGGCACGGCGCGGCTGGCCGAGGAGAACCACCGCAAGAGCTTCGAGCTCATGGAGTACGCGATCCAGCAGCACAAGCAGCAGAGGTCCGCTGCCTCATCGAACGGTGAcgtggaggaaggaggagaggaccTAGTGGACACGCTCTTGAGGATACGCAAGGAAGGAGGCCTCGACGTGCCTCTTACCATGGGCATGATCAAAGCAGTTATACTG GATCTATTTGGTGCCGGGAGCGAGACGTCAGCTACCACACTTCAATGGGCCATGTCGGAGCTCATGAGGCACCCAAACGTGATGCACAAAGCACAAGCTGAAGTACGCAACAACCTCCAAGGAAAACATAAGGTGACCGAAGATGACTTGGCCCATCTCAAGTACCTCAGACTCGTCATCAAGGAGACCATGAGGTTGCATCCAGCCGCGCCACTGCTTCTCCCTAGAGAGGCCATGGAGCCTTGCAAAATTCTCGGGTACGACATATCCAAGGGCACCACAGTACTGGTAAATGCATGGGCGATCGGCCGGGACCCTAAGCATTGGGATGATCCCGAGGAGTTCAAGCCGGAGAGGTTCGAGTCTGGAATGGTCAACTTGAAAGGCACAAACTTTGAGTACATACCATTCGGGGCAGGCAGGAGAATGTGCCCTGGAATGACATTTGCGCAGGCCAGCATGGAGATTGTGCTTGCCTCACTTCTCTACCACTTTAATTGGGAGCTCCCAAGTGGGGTCAAGCCAGATGGGCTAGACATGACTGAGGAGATGGGCCTCACCGTCCGGCGAAAGAACGACTTGTATCTGCACGTCGTGGTCCATGTGCCCTTGATTTGA
- the LOC119326696 gene encoding zealexin A1 synthase-like has translation MEQWAYYLCLFLVLLLPLLLLKLNSKHRGVRLPPGPWRLPVIGSLHHLAGNPLVHRVMADLARRLDAPLMYLKLGEVPVVVATSPEAAREIMRTHDLVFATRPWSPTMKIMNSEGEGLVFARYGTPWRQLRKICILELLSARRVQSFRHIREDEVARLVAAVAAVPPGELVNVSERIAVLITDSAVRAMIGDRFKRREEFLQTLEEGVKLATGFNLGDLFPSSWLANFISGTARRAEENHRKSYELMEYAIKQHEEQRAATSANGDVEEGEDLVGALLRIRKEGGLDVPLTMGMVKGVILDLFGAGSETSATTLQWAMSELMRNPNVMRKAQAEVRDNLQEKPKVTEDDLTNLKYLKLIIKETMRLHPAAPLLLPREAREPCKILGYDVPKGTTVLVNAWAIGRDPKHWEDPEEFKPERFESGTVDFKGTDFEYIPFGAGRRMCPGMTFAQASMEIVLAALLYHFDWELPSGLKPCGLDMIEKMGVTVRRKNDLHLYPVVRVPPI, from the exons ATGGAGCAATGGGCGTACTACCTCTGCCTCTTCTTggttctcctcctccctctcctgctCCTCAAGCTCAACAGCAAGCATCGCGGCGTGCGTCTACCACCTGGGCCATGGCGGCTGCCGGTCATCGGCAGCCTGCACCACCTCGCCGGTAACCCGCTCGTGCACCGTGTCATGGCCGACCTCGCGCGCCGGCTGGACGCGCCGCTCATGTACCTCAAGCTCGGTGAGGTTCCGGTCGTGGTGGCCACGTCCCCAGAGGCCGCCCGCGAGATCATGCGGACGCACGACCTCGTCTTTGCCACGCGGCCGTGGAGCCCCACCATGAAGATCATGAACTCCGAGGGGGAAGGGCTGGTATTCGCGCGCTACGGCACCCCGTGGCGGCAGCTCCGCAAGATTTGCATCCTGGAGCTTCTCAGCGCGCGCCGCGTGCAGTCGTTCCGCCACATCAGGGAGGACGAGGTCGCCCGCCTCGTGGCCGCTGTCGCGGCGGTGCCGCCCGGGGAGCTCGTGAACGTGAGCGAGCGGATCGCCGTACTCATCACCGACTCGGCGGTGCGCGCCATGATCGGGGACAGGTTCAAGAGGCGGGAGGAGTTCTTGCAGACGCTCGAGGAAGGGGTCAAGCTCGCCACCGGGTTCAACCTTGGCGACTTGTTCCCGTCATCGTGGCTCGCCAACTTCATCAGCGGCACGGCACGGCGGGCGGAGGAGAACCACCGCAAGAGCTACGAACTCATGGAGTACGCGATCAAGCaacacgaggagcagagggccgcCACCTCGGCGAACGGCGACGTGGAGGAAGGAGAGGACCTGGTGGGCGCGCTCTTGAGGATCCGCAAGGAAGGTGGCCTCGACGTGCCTCTTACCATGGGAATGGTCAAAGGAGTCATACTT GATTTATTTGGCGCCGGGAGCGAGACATCAGCTACCACACTTCAATGGGCCATGTCAGAGCTCATGAGGAACCCAAATGTGATGCGGAAAGCACAAGCTGAAGTACGCGACAACCTCCAAGAAAAGCCTAAAGTAACTGAGGATGACTTGACCAATCTCAAGTACCTCAAACTCATCATCAAGGAGACAATGAGGTTGCATCCAGCCGCACCATTGCTTCTTCCTAGGGAGGCTAGGGAGCCTTGCAAAATCCTTGGGTACGATGTACCCAAAGGTACCACGGTGTTGGTGAATGCGTGGGCGATAGGCAGAGACCCGAAGCACTGGGAAGACCCCGAGGAGTTCAAACCAGAAAGATTCGAGTCTGGCACGGTTGACTTCAAAGGCACAGACTTTGAATACATACCATTTGGGGCGGGTCGGAGGATGTGCCCAGGAATGACGTTTGCTCAAGCTAGCATGGAGATCGTGCTCGCCGCACTGCTCTACCACTTTGATTGGGAGCTCCCGAGTGGGTTGAAGCCTTGTGGATTGGACATGATAGAGAAGATGGGTGTCACTGTCCGACGGAAGAACGATCTGCATCTATACCCCGTGGTCCGCGTGCCTCCGATTTGA